From Brassica oleracea var. oleracea cultivar TO1000 chromosome C3, BOL, whole genome shotgun sequence, a single genomic window includes:
- the LOC106329947 gene encoding probable methyltransferase PMT19, with the protein MNPSQLQLPKLCSKRRFFFTLVLLFSLYYILTTIRTITIPSSSQDPHRHHPQLQEPSMPHHSSPPKPSANQPSPPSSSLPYFPLCPKNFTNYLPCHDPSTARQYNIERHYRRERHCPDSSSHEKKLRCLVPKPSGYKTPFPWPDSRSYAWFKNVPFKKLAEFKKTQNWVRLERDRFVFPGGGTSFPGGVKDYVDVIMKVLPLASGSIRTVLDVGCGVASFGAFLLNHNILTMSIAPRDVHEAQVQFALERGLPSMLGVLSTYKLPYPSKSFDMVHCSRCLVNWTAYDGLYLMEVDRVLRPGGYWVLSGPPVTSMVKAKNQKRDLQKEMEKLNDVFRKLCWEKIAERYPVVIWRKPSNHLQCIKRLKALKFPGRCSSGDDPNAAWYKEMEPCITPLLNVNDTHKRVLRNWPERLNHVPERHGVTISRLKADTNLWQRIVVYYDTKLKFLSNGKYRNVMDMNAGLGGFAAALSKYPMWVMNVVPFDLKPNTLGVVFDRGLIGTYMNWCEAFSTYPRTYDLIHANGLFSLYLDKCDIVDILLEMQRILRPGGAVIIRDGFDVLMKVKAITNQMRWNGTMYSEADNSFDHGTILIVDNSFK; encoded by the exons ATGAATCCATCACAACTACAGTTACCAAAGCTCTGTTCTAAACGTAGATTCTTCTTCACTCTAGTCTTACTCTTCTCTCTCTATTACATCTTAACCACTATCAGAACCATCACCATCCCTTCTTCTTCCCAAGATCCTCACCGTCATCATCCACAGCTTCAAGAACCTTCCATGCCCCATCACTCCTCTCCTCCAAAACCTTCAGCAAACCAACCATCACCACCGTCATCATCATTGCCTTACTTTCCACTCTGTCCCAAGAACTTCACCAACTACTTGCCCTGCCACGATCCATCAACAGCACGACAGTACAACATTGAAAGACACTACCGGAGAGAGAGGCACTGCCCTGACTCATCATCCCACGAGAAGAAGCTCAGGTGTTTGGTCCCAAAGCCCTCTGGCTACAAAACGCCTTTTCCTTGGCCTGATAGTAGAAGCTACGCTTGGTTCAAGAACGTTCCCTTCAAGAAGCTAGCTGAGTTTAAAAAGACTCAGAACTGGGTTAGGCTTGAAAGAGACCGCTTTGTTTTCCCCGGAGGTGGGACTTCATTCCCTGGTGGCGTGAAGGACTATGTTGATGTGATTATGAAGGTTTTGCCATTAGCTTCTGGGAGTATCAGGACTGTTCTTGATGTTGGATGTGGA GTAGCGAGTTTTGGAGCTTTTTTGCTTAACCATAACATCTTGACAATGTCAATAGCACCTAGGGATGTACACGAGGCTCAAGTTCAGTTTGCATTAGAACGTGGACTCCCTTCTATGCTCGGTGTTCTAAGCACTTATAAACTGCCTTACCCTTCAAAGTCTTTTGACATGGTCCATTGTTCTAGGTGCCTTGTCAACTGGACTGCCTATG ATGGGCTTTACTTGATGGAGGTTGATCGTGTTCTACGTCCTGGTGGATACTGGGTGCTTTCTGGACCACCCGTAACATCAATGGTTAAAGCCAAGAACCAGAAGAGAGATTTGCAGAAGGAGATGGAGAAACTAAATGATGTTTTCAGAAAACTTTGTTGGGAGAAGATTGCTGAAAGATACCCAGTTGTCATATGGAGAAAGCCTTCTAATCATTTGCAGTGTATAAAAAGACTAAAAGCTCTTAAGTTTCCTGGTCGCTGCTCTTCTGGTGACGACCCGAACGCTGCATG GTACAAAGAGATGGAGCCGTGCATCACTCCTCTTCTAAATGTTAATGACACACACAAAAGAGTTCTTAGAAACTGGCCTGAGAGACTAAATCACGTGCCTGAGCGACATGGAGTGACCATTTCGAGATTGAAAGCTGACACTAACCTGTGGCAGAGAATAGTTGTGTACTATGACACTAAGTTAAAGTTTCTCAGCAATGGAAAATACAGAAACGTTATGGATATGAATGCTGGTTTAGGCGGTTTTGCTGCAGCATTGAGCAAATATCCAATGTGGGTGATGAATGTGGTACCGTTTGATCTTAAACCGAACACACTCGGTGTTGTGTTCGACCGTGGCCTCATTGGAACTTACATGAACTG GTGTGAAGCTTTCTCTACGTACCCTAGAACCTATGATCTGATTCATGCCAATGGTTTGTTCAGCTTGTACTTGGACAA ATGTGACATTGTTGATATACTATTGGAGATGCAGAGGATTCTTAGACCCGGAGGAGCTGTTATAATTAGAGACGGTTTTGATGTCCTTATGAAAGTGAAGGCTATAACCAATCAAATGAGATGGAATGGTACAATGTATTCAGAAGCAGATAATAGTTTTGACCATGGAACAATACTAATTGTAGATAATTCATTTAAATAA